The Streptomyces armeniacus genomic interval CCGCCGCCGACTTCCGCGAAGCCGATCGCCTTCCAGCCGGGACCGGGCTCCTCGCCGTCGACAAGCGCGAGCAGCTGCCCGCCGGACTCGTCCGGGGCGTCCTCCTCGGGGCCACCGTCGCCCTCCGGCTCCTCCCCCACAGCGGCACCGTCTTCCGCGTCCATACCGTCATCCGCGCCGTCTTCCGCGTCGTCCTCCGTCTCCGGCACCGGTCCGATCCACTGCTGGCACATGCCCTCGCCGTACGGCCCGTCCCGCAGCACTGTGGCCGGAATCAGCCCCCAGCCGGTGGCCTGCGAGACCTCGTACGCCGCCACCTCGCGCTGGGCCAGCGTCCCGTCCGGGAAGTCCCACAGGGGGCGTTCGCCGGCCACCGGCTTGTAGACGCACGGGACGGACGCCCCCGAGCGGTGCTCGATCACGCAGTGGAGCACCGCGTTGGAGGCCCCGCGGATCCGGCCGCGGACCGTCAGCGTGCCGTGCGCGAGCAGCTCCGGCGTTCGGTCCCGGTCCACGGCGTCGCTCGTCACACCCGTCATTCGCTGCGCCGGTACCCGTTCTGGCGCGGGCACACGTGACCCTCCGGGTCCAGCGGCAGGCTGCACAGGGGGCACGGCGGGCGTCCGGCGTTCACGACTTCCATGGCGCGCTTCGCGAACGAACGGGCCATGGCGCCGCTGATCCGTACGCGCAGCATCGGGGGGCCGTTCTCGTCGTCCTGCAGCAGCCGTTCCTCGGCGTCCGCGAGGTCCTCGTCGGAGTCGGCCTCGAGCTCGACCAGCGCCTGGGCCTCGACCACCATGCGCTCGCCCTCGCCGTCCCAGGCAAGGGCCATGGTGCCGACCCGGAACTCCTCCTCCACCGGCGACTCCAGCGGCGCGGTGTCCTCGATCTCGGCGGGCGCCACGGCGGGCACGGGGGCGTTGCCCCCGGAGCGGCGTACGACCTCGTCGAGGAGCTCGTCGATACGTTCCGCCAGCGCCTCCACCTGGGCCTTCTCCAGCGCGACGCTGGTGGTCCGGCCGGTCGCCGAAGCCTGCAGGAAGAAGGTGCGGCGCCCAGGCAGCCCGACCGTACCGGCCACGAATCGGTCCGGGGGGTCGTAGAGGAACACCTGACGTGACACGTCCTTCTCCGTTGCGTCGACTGCTGGGCTCACAGGCACCCTACTGCGCGTGCCGATCACCGCGTCACGTGCCGCCACCGACCGCCGCAACGCTCTCAGCGGCGGTCCCGGCGGCCGCTCCGGCACCCGTCCCGGCGCCGGTCTCCGTGCCCGTCTCCGCGGCTCCGTCGCGCTCCGCCTCGGACGGCTCGTCCGGCGGCGCCAGCGAGCCGAGCTCGCCGGTCTCGCCGAGCCGGACCAGGAACGGCCGCAGCGGGGTGTAGCGGATGGCGGTGACCGAACAGGGGCCGACCGCGATCCGCTGGAAGAGGTCCAGATGCATGCCCAGCGCGTCCGCGACGACCGCCTTGACGATGTCCCCGTGCGAGCACATGAGGTAGACGGCGTCGGCGCCGTGCTCCGCCTCGACGCGGGCGTTCCAGTCCCGTACGGCGTCCACCGCGCGCGCCTGCATGGCGCGCATCGACTCGCCGCCCGGGAACACCGCCGCGGAGGGGTGCTGCTGCACGGTGGCCATCAGCGGCTCGTCGTTGAGGTCGGCGAGCTTGCGGCCGCTCCAGTCGCCGTAGTCGCACTCGCCGATCCGCTCGTCGGTCTGCACCGGCAGCTCCGGGCGCGCCTCGGCCAGCGGCGCCAGGGTCTCCCGGCAGCGCTGCAGCGGGCTGCTCACGAGGGCGGCGAGCGGCACCCCGGCCAGCCGCCCGGGCAACGCCGCGGCCTGCTCCAGGCCGAGTTCGTCCAGGGCCACTCCGGGTGTCCACCCGGCCAGCAGGCCCGCGGTGTTCGCGGTGGACCGGCCGTGGCGTACGAGGATCAGCGTGGGCATGCCCGCCAGCCTACGGCGTCCCCCGGGCGTACGGCGGGCGGCCGCCGCGGTCCCCGCCGGCCCGGGGCGGCGGCTGCCGGGTTGTGCGTCCGGCGGGGCAGGGCAGAATGCCAACCGTGATCGTCGACTGTGCCATCTACCGGGACGGGCACCGCAGCGAGCGGCACCAGCCCGCGGACTTCGCCGGCGCGCTCGACGAGGCGCGCGCGGCGGGGAACGCGTTCCTGTGGATCGGCCTGTACGAGCCGACGGAGGACGAGTTCGCGCTCGTCACCAGCGAGTTCGGGCTGCATCCGCTGGCGGTCGAGGACGCCCTGTCCGCGCACCAGCGGCCGAAGCTGGAGACGTACGACGACTCGCTGTTCCTCGTGCTCAAGCCGGTCCTGTACGACGACGCGACGAGCACGGTGTCCACCGGCGAGCTGATGCTGTTCGTGGGCGACTCGTTCGTGGTCACCGTCCGGCACGGCACCACCAACCCGCTGAGCACCGTACGCGAACGCCTCGAGCGGGACCCCGAAGTGCTCCAGCACGGCCCGACCGCCGTCATGTACGCGGTCAGCGACGCCGTCGTCGACGACTACATGGACGTCGCGGCCGAGCTCCACGTGGACCTCGACGAGCTCGAGGAGGAGGTCTTCACACCGGAGGGCGCGGACCGCAAGCGGATCGCGGAGCGCATCTACGCCTTCAAGCGCCAGGTGCTGGAGTTCCGCCGGTCGGCGAGTCCGCTGGCGGAGCCGATGACCCGGCTGGCCGGGGGCGGAGTGCCGTTCGTGCACAGCCCGTCGCTGCCGTTCTTCCGCGACGTGAGCGACCACCTGACCCGCGCGAACGAGCAAGTGGAGGGCCTCGACCGGCTGCTGTCGGACATCCTGTCCGCGTATCTGGCACAGATGGGCGTCCGGCAGAACGACGACATGCGCAAGATCTCGGCGTGGGCCGCGATGTTCGCCGTGCCCACCATGATCGCGGGCGTGTACGGCATGAACTTCGACCACATGCCGGAGCTGCACTGGTCGTGGGCGTACCCGGCCGTGGTCGGCCTGATGGCGGGGGCGTGCCTGGTGCTGTTCCGCTTCTTCAAGCGGCGCGGCTGGCTCTGAACGGCACGCCGCACGGAGCGGCTTGCCGAACGGAGCGGCTCGCCGAACGGCACGCCCCGGCACGGGCGTTGAGGCGGCGCCCGTACGACCGCCCCCGCCGCACCCCGCCGTACCCCCGCCGTATGCCTCAGGCGAAGCCCGGCGCCGACGTGGCGGGCCCGCCCAGCGCGTCGCGCCGCCCCGGCATCTCCAGCTTGGTCATCCGCCGCCAGCCGCCCGCCCGTTCGTACGCGTACACCGCCCGGATGCCCGCCGCCGGCACGGCGGACTTCGCGCGCGGCCACTGCAGGACGCGTCCCATGTGGGCCATCACCGCGAGGCTCACGTCGCGGTAGACCGCCACCTCCGCGAGCGCGCACTCGCGCAGCACCCGCTGGATGGTGCGGCCGTGCCCGTCGGCGGCGAGCCGGAGGAGTTCCTCGTGGCAGTACGCCAGGTGGTTGTCCTCGTCGTTCGAGATCATCTTCATCGCCTTGCCGATATCGGGGTGGTCCCCGAAGAACTTGCTCAGCATGGCCATCTGGTCCGCCGCGCGCTCCTCGGTGACCCGGCTGTGCGCGAGGTACATGATGATGTCGTCGTCGGTGAGCGGCTCGTCGCGGCGGAGCTTGTGGTGCGCGAGGCCGATGCCGCGCCGTTCCAGCAGCGCGGTGTAGTCGGCTTCGTCGGGCACTTCGCACGCTTCGAGACCGCGCTTGCGCAGCAGCCCCAGGAAGATCCGGCCGTGCTTGTCCTCGTCCGCGCCGTGCCGCGTGATCTTCGGCGCGAGATCGCGCCGGCTGTCGGGGACGAGGGCGGCGATCCGGCCGTTCTCCCAGCCGCCCTGGGCTTCCCCGCTGGCGGCGATGGAGCAGAAGAGCCGGTACGACTCATCGTTGTCGATGATTTCCTGGAACAGGCTTCGGGCCGAGAGCATGACCGTCTCCTCCGTGCGCACGATTCGCCACCGACGAGTCAAATGGCGCGCGCCGCCACCGGCAACAGCTTCGTCGCCGATATCCGCCGAACGAAGGAGCACGCGGGTGCGCAAGGAGGCGTAAGGGCATGGGGCGCGGGCGGGGCGTAACCCCGGGGGGCCGCGCGCCGTTGTGCAGCGTGACGGCCGTGGCGGGGAAGACCCCCGAGCCCCCACCACGGCCGTAGGACTGCCCGCGGACACGCCGCCGTACGGGCCCCTGGGCCGCCCGGACGGCGGCTGTCCGTGTCAGCCGAGGTCAGCCGAGCCCGGCCCGCTCCAGCGCCTCCACGCCCGCCCTGAGCGACGCGAGCCGCTCCTCCAGGGCGAAGCCGGCGGGCGCGAGGGACAGCGTCGTCACACCGGCCTCCGCGTACGCCTGCATCCGGTCCGCGATCCGGTCGACGGAGCCGATCAGGGTGGTGGAGTCGATGAGCTCCTTGGGTACGGCGGCCGCGGCGGCGTCCTTCTCTCCGGCCAGGTACTTGTCCTGGATCTCCGCCGCCTCGCGCTCGTAACCCATGCGCTGCGCCAGCTTGTTGTAGAAGTTCTGCTTCCGGCTGCCCATGCCGCCGACGTACAGCGCGGTGTACGGGCGGAACAGGTCGGCCAGCGCGTCCACGTCGTCGCCGACGGCCATCGGGACGGTCGGGCAGATGTCGAAGCCGTCCAGCTTCTCCCCCGCCTTGGCGCGCCCCGCGCGCACCGGCCCGAGCGTGGTCTCCTCGGCGTGCTCGGGCGAGAAGAAGACCAGCAGGGCGCCCTCGGCGATCTCGCCCGTCTGCTCCAGGTTCTTCGGGCCGATCGCGGCGATGTAGAGCGGGATGTGCTCGCGTACGGGGTGCACCGTGAGCTTGATCGGCTTGCCGGGCCCGTCGGGCAGCGGCAGCGTCCAGTGCTCACCCTCGTACGCGAGGCGCTCCCGCGTCATCGCCCTGCGGACGATCTCGACGTACTCGCGGGTGCGCGCGAGCGGCTTGTCGAACTTCACGCCGTACCAGCCCTCGGAGACCTGCGGCCCCGACACCCCGAGGCCCAGCCGGAACCGGCCGCCGGAGAGCGAGTCGAGGGTCGCGGCCGTCATGGCGGTCATCGCGGGCGCGCGCGCCGGGATCTGGAAGATGCCCGATCCGACGTCGATCCGTTCCGTGTGGGCCGCCACCCAGGACAGCACGGTGGGGGCGTCCGAGCCGTACGCCTCGGCGGCCCAGCAGACCGCGTAGCCGAGCCGGTCGGCTTCGCGGGCGACGGCGAGATTGTCCGCGTCCATCCCGGCGCCCCAGTAGCCGAGGTT includes:
- a CDS encoding SCO1664 family protein translates to MPAPERVPAQRMTGVTSDAVDRDRTPELLAHGTLTVRGRIRGASNAVLHCVIEHRSGASVPCVYKPVAGERPLWDFPDGTLAQREVAAYEVSQATGWGLIPATVLRDGPYGEGMCQQWIGPVPETEDDAEDGADDGMDAEDGAAVGEEPEGDGGPEEDAPDESGGQLLALVDGEEPGPGWKAIGFAEVGGGRTALLVHADDDRLRRLAVLDAVLNNGDRKGGHLLTAGERLYAIDHGVTFHAEERLRTLLWGWAGEPLPAEAVEVLRGLSASLAEGAALATRLAELITGAELDAVRKRTDALLASGRHPIPSGEWPAIPWPPV
- a CDS encoding DUF3090 domain-containing protein; the protein is MSRQVFLYDPPDRFVAGTVGLPGRRTFFLQASATGRTTSVALEKAQVEALAERIDELLDEVVRRSGGNAPVPAVAPAEIEDTAPLESPVEEEFRVGTMALAWDGEGERMVVEAQALVELEADSDEDLADAEERLLQDDENGPPMLRVRISGAMARSFAKRAMEVVNAGRPPCPLCSLPLDPEGHVCPRQNGYRRSE
- a CDS encoding histidine phosphatase family protein, with protein sequence MPTLILVRHGRSTANTAGLLAGWTPGVALDELGLEQAAALPGRLAGVPLAALVSSPLQRCRETLAPLAEARPELPVQTDERIGECDYGDWSGRKLADLNDEPLMATVQQHPSAAVFPGGESMRAMQARAVDAVRDWNARVEAEHGADAVYLMCSHGDIVKAVVADALGMHLDLFQRIAVGPCSVTAIRYTPLRPFLVRLGETGELGSLAPPDEPSEAERDGAAETGTETGAGTGAGAAAGTAAESVAAVGGGT
- the corA gene encoding magnesium/cobalt transporter CorA — translated: MPTVIVDCAIYRDGHRSERHQPADFAGALDEARAAGNAFLWIGLYEPTEDEFALVTSEFGLHPLAVEDALSAHQRPKLETYDDSLFLVLKPVLYDDATSTVSTGELMLFVGDSFVVTVRHGTTNPLSTVRERLERDPEVLQHGPTAVMYAVSDAVVDDYMDVAAELHVDLDELEEEVFTPEGADRKRIAERIYAFKRQVLEFRRSASPLAEPMTRLAGGGVPFVHSPSLPFFRDVSDHLTRANEQVEGLDRLLSDILSAYLAQMGVRQNDDMRKISAWAAMFAVPTMIAGVYGMNFDHMPELHWSWAYPAVVGLMAGACLVLFRFFKRRGWL
- a CDS encoding ferritin-like domain-containing protein, yielding MLSARSLFQEIIDNDESYRLFCSIAASGEAQGGWENGRIAALVPDSRRDLAPKITRHGADEDKHGRIFLGLLRKRGLEACEVPDEADYTALLERRGIGLAHHKLRRDEPLTDDDIIMYLAHSRVTEERAADQMAMLSKFFGDHPDIGKAMKMISNDEDNHLAYCHEELLRLAADGHGRTIQRVLRECALAEVAVYRDVSLAVMAHMGRVLQWPRAKSAVPAAGIRAVYAYERAGGWRRMTKLEMPGRRDALGGPATSAPGFA
- a CDS encoding LLM class F420-dependent oxidoreductase — encoded protein: MRLGINLGYWGAGMDADNLAVAREADRLGYAVCWAAEAYGSDAPTVLSWVAAHTERIDVGSGIFQIPARAPAMTAMTAATLDSLSGGRFRLGLGVSGPQVSEGWYGVKFDKPLARTREYVEIVRRAMTRERLAYEGEHWTLPLPDGPGKPIKLTVHPVREHIPLYIAAIGPKNLEQTGEIAEGALLVFFSPEHAEETTLGPVRAGRAKAGEKLDGFDICPTVPMAVGDDVDALADLFRPYTALYVGGMGSRKQNFYNKLAQRMGYEREAAEIQDKYLAGEKDAAAAAVPKELIDSTTLIGSVDRIADRMQAYAEAGVTTLSLAPAGFALEERLASLRAGVEALERAGLG